In a genomic window of Helianthus annuus cultivar XRQ/B chromosome 10, HanXRQr2.0-SUNRISE, whole genome shotgun sequence:
- the LOC110887056 gene encoding putative wall-associated receptor kinase-like 16, translated as MAKIFPATILEKATNNFNKINVIGQGGYGTVYKGTLEDNTTVAIKKARSIDENQIEQFINEVIMLSEVSHSNIVKLLGCCLETQTPLLVYEFVTNKTVFHHLHEKNCLSSMTFERRLNIATQTAEALAHIHSTTQIIHRDIKSSNILLTDDYTVKVSDFGISRFIPTNQTHIQTLVHGTLGYIDPEYFRSGILTEKSDVYSFGMVLVELITGRKVFSHDGTESDLGLAVFFVSTLESDCLIEILDDQVKKDGISNDIKCLAKLAKDCIELEGKKRPSIMEVKERLEELRQCFINKEFC; from the coding sequence ATGGCCAAGATTTTTCCAGCAACAATTCTTGAAAAAGCAACCAATAACTTTAACAAAATCAATGTCATAGGTCAAGGAGGGTATGGTACAGTTTATAAAGGTACATTAGAAGATAATACAACGGTTGCCATTAAAAAAGCTAGATCGATTGATGAGAACCAGATTGAGCAATTTATCAATGAGGTGATTATGCTATCAGAAGTTAGCCACTCAAATATTGTCAAACTCTTGGGTTGTTGCCTAGAGACACAGACTCCTCTTCTAGTTTATGAATTCGTAACCAACAAGACCGTCTTCCATCACCTACATGAAAAGAACTGCTTATCTTCCATGACATTTGAAAGGCGACTAAACATAGCTACACAGACTGCAGAAGCCCTTGCTCATATACACTCAACCACACAAATCATTCATAGAGATATTAAGTCATCAAACATACTTTTGACTGATGACTACACTGTAAAAGTTTCTGATTTCGGGATCTCAAGGTTCATTCCTACAAATCAGACTCACATACAAACATTGGTGCATGGGACTCTTGGGTACATAGATCCTGAGTACTTCCGATCAGGAATATTGACAGAGAAGAGTGATGTGTATAGTTTTGGCATGGTTCTAGTAGAGCTGATCACAGGCAGAAAGGTATTTTCACATGATGGAACTGAAAGTGATTTGGGTTTGGCCGTGTTTTTTGTTTCGACACTAGAAAGTGATTGCTTGATTGAAATTCTTGATGATCAAGTGAAGAAAGATGGGATTAGTAACGATATAAAATGTCTTGCCAAGCTTGCAAAAGACTGTATCGAGCTAGAGGGCAAGAAAAGGCCTAGTATAATGGAAGTGAAAGAGCGGCTGGAAGAACTAAGACAATGTTTTATAAATAAAGAGTTCTGCTGA